One stretch of Croceibacterium atlanticum DNA includes these proteins:
- the cpdR gene encoding cell cycle two-component system response regulator CpdR, which translates to MIRILLAEDDDAMRTYLARALEKAGYSVVAVDRGTAALPLLEVERFDLLLSDIVMPEMDGIELAQRCADLSPTTRVMFITGFAAVTLRENRHTPQAKMLSKPFHLKDLVMEVERIFEEEAMASHR; encoded by the coding sequence ATGATCCGCATCCTGCTGGCCGAAGACGATGACGCAATGCGGACCTATCTCGCGCGTGCCCTGGAAAAGGCGGGCTATTCGGTGGTCGCCGTGGATCGCGGCACTGCTGCCCTGCCCCTGCTGGAAGTCGAACGCTTCGACCTGTTGCTGTCGGACATCGTGATGCCGGAAATGGACGGGATCGAACTGGCCCAGCGTTGTGCCGATCTCAGCCCGACTACCCGCGTGATGTTCATCACCGGATTCGCGGCTGTCACCTTGCGCGAAAACCGCCACACGCCGCAGGCCAAGATGCTTTCCAAGCCCTTCCACCTGAAAGACCTGGTGATGGAAGTGGAACGCATCTTCGAAGAAGAAGCGATGGCCTCTCACCGATAG
- a CDS encoding N-formylglutamate amidohydrolase gives MTQAAIRASYLWMVNGEIPARDSRRERGGRIPGTAGQPAWSITRCDPAPVPVLIAAPHGGRIYPADLAGRMRNAGTASLRLEDRFTDLLAEAISRETGATLLIAHAPRAMIDLNRAPDDMDWDMVAGGAPEGRVRLAAGQRARSGLGLVPRRLPGMGELWRRRMTAQELDARIEHVHRSYHSTLESALERLRDQWGSVLLLDLHSMPPLGPKRGPDAAPDFVIGDRFGSSCDSVLAAMAFDYFTAIGRRAAHNRPYAGGYVLDRHSAPARSFHAMQIEVCRTAYLDSQMREPGKGMAAVVRDLAGLVRRLSSVLAAGRSVPQAAE, from the coding sequence TTGACACAGGCGGCAATCCGGGCCAGCTATCTGTGGATGGTGAATGGCGAAATTCCGGCGCGCGATTCGCGTAGGGAGCGTGGCGGCCGGATCCCCGGAACAGCGGGCCAGCCGGCCTGGTCAATCACGCGTTGCGATCCGGCGCCCGTGCCGGTGCTGATTGCCGCCCCGCATGGCGGGCGGATCTATCCGGCCGATCTGGCCGGCCGGATGCGCAATGCCGGCACGGCCAGCCTCAGGCTGGAGGATCGCTTTACCGATTTGCTGGCGGAAGCAATCTCGCGGGAGACGGGGGCGACGCTACTGATTGCCCATGCGCCGCGCGCGATGATCGATCTCAACCGCGCGCCCGACGATATGGATTGGGACATGGTCGCCGGCGGTGCGCCGGAAGGCAGGGTTCGCCTTGCGGCCGGGCAAAGGGCGCGCAGCGGCCTCGGCCTCGTGCCCCGCCGCCTGCCGGGAATGGGCGAGCTGTGGAGGAGGCGCATGACGGCCCAAGAGCTGGATGCGCGGATAGAGCACGTCCATCGCAGCTATCATTCGACGCTGGAATCCGCATTGGAACGGCTGCGGGATCAGTGGGGTTCGGTCCTCCTGCTCGATCTCCATTCGATGCCTCCGCTCGGCCCCAAACGAGGGCCCGACGCGGCGCCCGATTTCGTGATCGGCGACAGGTTCGGAAGTTCCTGCGATTCGGTGCTGGCGGCAATGGCTTTCGATTATTTCACGGCTATCGGCCGGCGGGCGGCGCATAACAGGCCATATGCCGGCGGTTACGTGCTTGACCGGCATTCCGCGCCGGCCCGATCGTTCCATGCGATGCAGATCGAGGTCTGCCGCACGGCTTATCTCGATTCGCAGATGCGTGAACCGGGCAAGGGGATGGCCGCCGTGGTGCGCGACCTGGCCGGGCTGGTGCGGCGCTTGTCCTCGGTTCTGGCCGCAGGGCGGAGCGTGCCGCAAGCCGCGGAATAG
- a CDS encoding SapC family protein, with the protein MASAPQAQLPLFYKDLMPLNSRDHAKWHARSVDRAGWVGNQHAIPLTVDEFAQAQRDFPIVFSAGDNPVPLALMGLNEGINVFFDDEGKALEDFYVPAYIRRYPFLLARLDPNSTNMSLCFDPTSDLLGEFEEGHALFDGEQATEHTQNLLQFCERFEEAGQRTQAFIDELKKHELLMDGEVSIQRNDKPDQPFIYRGFKMVNQEKLREVRGDQLRKWNESGLLPLIFAHLFSLDMMRVVFAKQSAQGKGPGAANSGDASLNAAPATN; encoded by the coding sequence ATGGCCAGTGCGCCGCAAGCCCAACTGCCCCTGTTCTACAAAGACCTGATGCCGCTCAACAGCCGCGATCATGCCAAGTGGCATGCCCGCTCTGTCGATCGTGCAGGATGGGTCGGCAATCAGCACGCCATCCCGCTGACCGTGGACGAATTCGCCCAGGCACAGCGCGATTTTCCGATCGTCTTTTCGGCCGGTGATAACCCGGTGCCGCTGGCGCTGATGGGCCTGAATGAAGGCATCAATGTCTTCTTCGACGACGAGGGCAAGGCGCTGGAGGATTTCTACGTCCCGGCCTATATCCGTCGCTATCCGTTCCTGCTGGCACGGCTTGACCCGAATTCCACCAATATGTCGCTGTGCTTCGATCCGACCAGCGATCTTCTGGGCGAGTTCGAGGAAGGCCACGCCCTGTTCGATGGCGAACAGGCGACCGAGCATACACAGAACCTGCTGCAATTCTGCGAACGCTTCGAAGAAGCCGGCCAGCGCACCCAGGCCTTCATCGACGAGCTGAAGAAGCACGAACTGCTGATGGACGGCGAAGTTTCGATCCAGCGCAACGACAAGCCGGATCAGCCCTTCATCTATCGCGGCTTCAAGATGGTGAACCAGGAAAAGCTGCGCGAAGTCCGCGGCGACCAGCTGCGCAAATGGAATGAAAGCGGCCTTCTGCCCCTGATCTTCGCCCATCTGTTCTCGCTGGACATGATGCGCGTCGTCTTTGCCAAGCAGAGCGCGCAGGGCAAAGGCCCGGGTGCCGCGAATAGCGGCGATGCATCGCTGAATGCCGCCCCCGCCACCAACTGA
- a CDS encoding FAD-binding oxidoreductase, with translation MAQTEEFLAAARDALGERGLTTDPELLQPWLTDWRGRFTGKALALASPGSTEEVSQLMKLCTRFGIPIVPQGGNSGMSGGATPDDTGHAVLLSLRRMNAIRRVDADAKEAVCEAGVILQTLHEAADKEQLRFPLTLGGKGSATVGGLIATNAGGSQVLRHGSMRAQVLGIEAVLADGSVFDALVPLKKDNRGFDLKQMLIGSEGTLGIVTAATLRLLPAVAERSVLWIGLGDVRDTRKLFLHADRMAGDALEAFEILPRHSLEAVLKHTPDARSPLQGDHEWHVLIELIADAAGADALPDLAQNLLESAFEAGLVEDATIAANETQAEQFWTLRDEISPAERALGPAMQHDISVPVARMADFVAEAVPLVEQKFPGCTGIAFGHLGDGNVHFHVLSPPGSERGTWEAGEGKKISAFVHDLVTRWDGSISAEHGIGQLKVDELGRLGDPVHLHMMRAVKQALDPNGLLNPGKLVPPCA, from the coding sequence ATGGCACAGACAGAGGAATTTCTCGCCGCAGCCCGGGATGCACTGGGCGAACGCGGGCTGACCACCGATCCCGAACTGCTCCAGCCGTGGCTGACGGACTGGCGCGGCCGCTTCACCGGCAAGGCGCTCGCCCTCGCCTCGCCCGGTTCGACCGAGGAAGTCAGTCAGCTGATGAAATTGTGCACCCGGTTCGGCATCCCCATTGTGCCGCAGGGTGGAAACAGCGGGATGTCCGGCGGCGCCACGCCCGACGATACAGGCCATGCCGTCCTGCTCTCGCTTCGCCGCATGAATGCGATTCGCCGGGTCGATGCCGACGCGAAAGAGGCCGTGTGCGAAGCGGGCGTGATCCTTCAGACCCTGCATGAGGCGGCGGATAAGGAACAATTGCGCTTTCCCCTGACCCTGGGCGGCAAGGGGTCCGCCACCGTTGGCGGGCTGATCGCGACCAATGCGGGCGGATCGCAGGTTCTCCGGCACGGATCCATGCGCGCGCAGGTTCTGGGGATCGAAGCGGTTCTGGCGGATGGCAGCGTGTTCGACGCGCTGGTTCCGCTGAAGAAGGACAATCGCGGCTTCGACCTGAAACAGATGCTGATCGGGTCCGAAGGGACGCTGGGCATCGTGACCGCGGCCACGCTCCGCCTGCTGCCCGCAGTGGCGGAACGTAGCGTGCTGTGGATCGGCCTTGGCGATGTGCGCGATACGCGCAAGCTGTTCCTTCATGCGGACCGGATGGCCGGGGACGCTCTCGAAGCCTTCGAAATCCTCCCCCGTCACAGCCTGGAAGCAGTGCTGAAGCACACGCCTGATGCGCGTTCCCCGTTGCAGGGCGATCACGAATGGCACGTATTGATCGAACTGATAGCGGACGCGGCGGGCGCCGATGCCCTGCCCGATCTGGCCCAGAACCTGCTGGAAAGCGCGTTTGAAGCGGGCCTGGTGGAAGATGCCACCATCGCCGCAAATGAGACGCAGGCCGAACAATTCTGGACCCTGCGCGATGAAATATCACCGGCAGAACGGGCACTCGGCCCCGCCATGCAGCACGATATTTCCGTACCCGTTGCGCGAATGGCCGATTTCGTGGCCGAAGCTGTCCCGCTGGTCGAACAGAAATTCCCCGGCTGCACCGGCATCGCTTTCGGCCATCTGGGGGACGGTAATGTGCACTTCCACGTCCTGTCCCCGCCAGGTTCCGAACGCGGGACCTGGGAAGCTGGCGAAGGCAAGAAAATCAGCGCCTTCGTGCACGATCTGGTCACGCGATGGGACGGTTCCATCAGTGCCGAACATGGCATCGGCCAGTTGAAGGTGGATGAACTTGGAAGGCTGGGCGACCCGGTGCATCTGCACATGATGCGGGCGGTGAAACAGGCGCTCGATCCGAATGGCCTGCTGAACCCGGGGAAGCTCGTCCCGCCTTGCGCGTGA
- a CDS encoding DEAD/DEAH box helicase — protein MNFADLGLSDELLQAVEAAGYTEPTPIQAQAIPQVHMMKDLIAIAQTGTGKTASFVLPMIDILAAGRRRARMPRSLILAPTRELAMQVAENFEKYGVNHDLKMALLIGGVQMGDQVKALDEGVDVLIATPGRLMDLFERGKILLTGCELLVIDEADRMLDMGFIPDIESICEKLPTNRQTLLFSATMPGPIKKLADRFLTNPKYIEVARPATANINIAQFKVKVTPRKKREALRQLLRTDDVHTAIVFANRKTTVRDLNKSLKRHGFATGEIHGDMDQSSRMAELALFKSGEINILVASDVAARGLDVKGVSHVFNFDTPWHPDDYVHRIGRTGRAGAKGRAFTFVTPEDAEAIANVEKLTGIEIPVFEFADGDGKEQESDKAPAESKPVADKPKRSRSRKSESKSDDTPRAGERAEPKAKAEAKPRREARKPRRTEPAQEAAQPGKPGEWNGPIPDFLNISAG, from the coding sequence ATGAATTTTGCCGATCTCGGCCTCTCTGACGAATTGCTGCAAGCGGTTGAAGCCGCTGGCTATACCGAGCCTACGCCGATCCAGGCGCAGGCGATCCCGCAGGTCCACATGATGAAGGATCTGATCGCAATCGCGCAGACGGGCACGGGCAAGACGGCGAGCTTCGTGCTGCCGATGATCGACATTCTGGCCGCCGGCCGCCGCCGCGCGCGGATGCCGCGATCCCTGATCCTGGCGCCCACCCGCGAACTGGCCATGCAGGTCGCGGAAAATTTCGAGAAATACGGCGTCAATCACGATCTCAAGATGGCGTTGCTGATCGGCGGCGTGCAGATGGGCGATCAGGTCAAGGCGCTGGACGAAGGCGTGGACGTGCTGATCGCGACTCCGGGCCGGCTGATGGATCTGTTCGAGAGGGGCAAGATCCTCCTGACCGGCTGCGAATTGCTGGTGATCGACGAAGCGGATCGCATGCTCGACATGGGCTTCATCCCGGATATCGAATCCATCTGCGAAAAATTGCCGACCAACCGGCAGACGCTGCTTTTTTCGGCGACGATGCCGGGACCGATCAAGAAGCTGGCCGACCGCTTCCTGACCAATCCGAAATATATCGAGGTTGCCCGCCCGGCGACGGCGAATATCAATATCGCCCAGTTCAAGGTGAAGGTGACGCCGCGCAAGAAGCGCGAGGCGTTGCGCCAGTTGTTGCGGACGGACGATGTGCATACGGCGATCGTTTTCGCCAATCGCAAGACGACAGTGCGCGATCTGAACAAGAGCCTGAAGCGCCACGGTTTCGCGACAGGTGAAATCCATGGCGACATGGATCAGTCGAGCCGCATGGCGGAACTCGCCCTGTTCAAGAGCGGGGAGATCAACATCCTCGTCGCGTCAGATGTGGCCGCGCGCGGTCTCGACGTGAAAGGCGTGAGCCATGTCTTCAATTTCGACACGCCCTGGCATCCGGACGATTACGTTCACCGGATCGGCCGCACTGGCCGGGCAGGGGCGAAGGGACGTGCCTTTACCTTCGTGACCCCCGAAGACGCCGAAGCCATTGCCAATGTCGAAAAACTGACCGGCATCGAAATTCCCGTCTTCGAGTTCGCCGATGGCGACGGCAAGGAACAGGAAAGCGACAAGGCGCCCGCCGAGAGCAAGCCTGTTGCGGACAAACCCAAGCGGAGCCGCAGCCGCAAGTCCGAAAGCAAGTCTGACGACACACCCCGGGCCGGAGAGAGGGCCGAGCCGAAAGCCAAGGCCGAAGCGAAGCCCAGGCGTGAAGCGCGCAAGCCGCGCCGCACGGAGCCGGCTCAGGAAGCCGCGCAACCGGGCAAGCCGGGCGAATGGAACGGCCCGATCCCCGATTTCCTCAATATTTCAGCGGGCTGA
- a CDS encoding monovalent cation:proton antiporter-2 (CPA2) family protein, with amino-acid sequence MHAGIPYLREVLIFLAAAGLIVPLVRRLRISPVLGFLCIGLLIGPYGLGRLTSLIPSLELVVITETEGIEAIGELGVIFLLFSIGLEMSFRQIWNMRRDVFGLGSAQIVVSAVAIGGTAYWLGVDIPAAILLGLCLALSSTAIVMQLLSEQLRLSSTAGRATFSILLMQDLAVVPILFLVGIFASQGGTGAVAGLIALVEAIAVIGAIFLAGRFLVRPLLRYAGGSGSQELFMACVLLLIIGTSAVTAVAGLSMALGAFLAGLLFAATEYRHQIHNDIEPFKGLLLGLFFISVGMQLDVTAVWDQAEYVLLAALGLIALKAAILFLLARIFRHSTAIAAEISILLGEGGEFALVAVAAGTAAGVISVGVAQFVVLVVVVTMFTAPLLAALGRRVGQKLSAAHAMDIAGPDAENADRRVVIGGFGRVGRAIGKILEDQRIPYLAIDSDADLVARERNAGLPIHYGDASNDRFLREIGIDTAIAFISTMDRRAGAEAVVSALHKAHPHLPIYARAKDPAHARALKNCGAEMAIPETTEAGLQLSEAVLIATGIPDETANAIIEQERSNI; translated from the coding sequence TTGCACGCCGGAATACCCTATCTGCGCGAAGTTCTGATCTTCCTCGCCGCAGCCGGGCTGATCGTCCCGCTGGTGCGGCGGCTGCGGATCAGCCCGGTGCTGGGTTTCCTGTGCATCGGTTTGCTGATCGGCCCCTATGGGCTCGGCCGCCTTACCTCTCTCATTCCCAGCCTCGAACTCGTCGTCATCACCGAGACGGAAGGGATCGAGGCAATCGGCGAACTGGGCGTCATCTTCCTTCTGTTCAGCATCGGGCTGGAAATGTCGTTCCGCCAGATCTGGAACATGCGGCGCGATGTCTTCGGGCTCGGTTCCGCCCAGATTGTGGTCAGCGCAGTGGCCATTGGCGGCACTGCCTATTGGCTGGGTGTGGACATACCGGCCGCCATTCTGCTCGGGCTTTGCCTGGCCCTGTCTTCCACCGCCATTGTCATGCAATTGCTGTCCGAACAGCTCCGCCTGAGTTCCACAGCAGGACGAGCGACATTCAGCATATTGTTGATGCAGGATCTCGCCGTGGTGCCGATATTGTTCCTGGTGGGCATATTCGCGAGCCAGGGCGGCACGGGTGCCGTTGCCGGGCTGATTGCGCTGGTGGAAGCAATCGCCGTAATCGGGGCAATCTTCCTTGCCGGACGTTTCCTGGTCCGCCCCCTGCTGCGCTATGCAGGCGGCAGCGGCAGCCAGGAATTGTTCATGGCCTGCGTCCTGCTGCTGATCATCGGAACCTCGGCCGTTACTGCCGTGGCTGGCCTTTCCATGGCGCTGGGTGCCTTTCTTGCCGGCCTGCTCTTTGCGGCGACCGAATACCGGCACCAGATCCATAACGATATCGAACCGTTCAAGGGCCTTCTGCTCGGCCTGTTCTTCATTTCGGTGGGCATGCAGCTCGATGTTACAGCCGTCTGGGACCAGGCCGAATATGTGCTGCTTGCCGCATTGGGGCTGATCGCACTGAAGGCAGCCATATTGTTCCTGCTCGCACGCATCTTCCGCCATTCCACGGCGATTGCAGCGGAGATTTCCATACTTCTTGGCGAAGGCGGGGAATTCGCGCTGGTTGCCGTGGCTGCCGGGACGGCGGCCGGGGTGATATCGGTGGGCGTGGCGCAATTCGTCGTGCTTGTCGTCGTCGTCACCATGTTCACCGCCCCGCTGCTTGCCGCGCTGGGGCGCCGGGTGGGGCAGAAACTTTCCGCAGCACATGCCATGGATATTGCCGGTCCGGATGCGGAGAATGCTGACCGGCGCGTGGTTATCGGCGGGTTTGGCCGCGTCGGCCGGGCCATCGGCAAGATACTGGAAGATCAACGCATTCCCTATCTGGCGATAGATAGCGATGCCGATCTCGTGGCGCGGGAACGCAATGCCGGCCTGCCGATCCATTACGGCGATGCCAGCAATGACCGCTTCCTGCGCGAAATAGGGATCGACACGGCGATCGCCTTCATTTCAACCATGGATCGCCGCGCCGGGGCCGAAGCAGTGGTAAGCGCGCTGCACAAAGCCCATCCGCATCTGCCGATCTATGCCCGCGCGAAAGACCCGGCCCACGCGCGGGCCCTGAAAAATTGCGGGGCGGAAATGGCGATTCCGGAAACGACCGAGGCCGGTCTGCAGCTTTCCGAAGCCGTGCTGATTGCCACCGGCATTCCGGATGAGACGGCGAACGCAATCATCGAACAGGAACGATCGAATATCTGA
- a CDS encoding ATP-dependent helicase produces MTPPEAAPAWLDGLNPPQKEAVLTTDGPVLMLAGAGTGKTAALTARLAYLIRSRQAWPSEILCVTFTNKAAREMRHRVGQLIGEAVEGMPWLGTFHSICAKMLRRHAELVGLESNYTIIDPDDQQRLLKQLIADQKLDEKRWPARQLAGLIDRWKNRGLNPEDLDRLENESYANGRGQEMYRLYQDRLKSLNACDFGDLLLHMLNIFRRDRSVLAQYQQRFKYVMVDEYQDTNAVQYLWLRLLAQERKNICVVGDDDQSIYSWRGAEVANILRFEKDFPGAKVIRLEQNYRSTPQILAAASGLIAANSERLGKTLWTELPEGQKLRIVGVWDAPEEARRVGEEIERLEREGAPLEQVAILVRAQYQTREFEDRFIQIGLNYRIVGGFRFYERAEIRDALAYLRVIAQPQDDLAFERIYNQPKRGLGAKTLEKMHAHARRQGLPLAAAALDLADTDELPARARGTIGALMGDFLRWREMAEKVTPSELLRTVLEETGYDAMLKADRSTESAGRAENLVELARAMEEYETLGDFLEHVSLVMDNDAADDEEKITIMTMHAAKGLEFDHVFLPGWEEGVFPSQRSLDEGGLASLEEERRLAYVAITRARRRCTIFHAANRRIYGQWTSSIPSRFIEELPDEHVEVESTMSGGASLWRANWSEQEDPFAHVSRDRPERARSRGPGWQRALSTGYDSTPKRLKEPGRSAASFAAKPRGDIAIGARVFHDKFGYGTVTDQEGNKLEIEFENSGTKRVIDSFVKLA; encoded by the coding sequence ATGACTCCCCCGGAAGCTGCCCCCGCCTGGCTCGACGGCCTGAATCCGCCGCAAAAGGAAGCCGTGCTGACCACGGATGGCCCCGTGCTCATGCTGGCCGGTGCGGGCACGGGGAAAACCGCGGCGCTGACTGCGCGGCTGGCCTATCTGATCCGATCCCGCCAGGCATGGCCGAGCGAGATCCTGTGCGTCACCTTCACCAACAAGGCCGCGCGCGAAATGCGCCACCGTGTCGGTCAACTGATCGGGGAAGCGGTGGAAGGGATGCCCTGGCTCGGCACTTTCCATTCGATTTGCGCCAAGATGCTGCGCCGACATGCAGAACTGGTCGGGCTGGAAAGCAATTACACGATCATCGACCCGGACGATCAGCAGCGCCTGCTGAAACAATTGATCGCGGATCAGAAACTGGATGAAAAGCGCTGGCCCGCCAGGCAGTTGGCCGGATTGATCGACCGCTGGAAGAATCGCGGTCTAAATCCGGAAGACCTCGACCGGCTGGAAAATGAAAGTTACGCCAATGGCCGCGGGCAGGAGATGTACAGGCTCTATCAGGATCGGCTGAAGAGCCTGAATGCCTGCGATTTCGGCGATCTGCTGTTGCACATGCTGAATATCTTCCGCCGCGATAGGAGCGTGCTGGCGCAATATCAGCAGCGCTTCAAATATGTGATGGTGGACGAATATCAGGACACCAATGCCGTCCAGTATCTGTGGCTCCGGCTGCTGGCGCAGGAACGGAAGAATATCTGTGTCGTCGGGGATGATGACCAGTCGATCTATTCGTGGCGCGGGGCCGAAGTGGCCAATATATTGCGCTTCGAGAAGGATTTTCCCGGCGCGAAAGTGATCCGGCTGGAACAGAATTATCGCTCCACCCCCCAGATTCTCGCCGCCGCCTCCGGGCTGATCGCCGCCAATAGCGAGCGGCTGGGCAAGACCTTGTGGACCGAACTGCCGGAAGGGCAGAAACTGCGCATCGTCGGCGTGTGGGACGCGCCGGAGGAAGCGCGCCGCGTGGGTGAGGAGATCGAGCGGCTGGAACGCGAAGGCGCACCGCTGGAACAAGTGGCGATCCTTGTCCGGGCCCAATACCAGACCCGCGAATTCGAAGACCGTTTCATCCAGATCGGCCTCAATTACCGCATCGTCGGCGGCTTCCGTTTCTACGAACGGGCCGAAATCCGCGATGCCCTGGCCTATCTGCGTGTAATCGCCCAGCCGCAGGACGATCTCGCATTTGAAAGGATCTACAACCAGCCAAAGCGCGGGCTCGGGGCCAAGACGCTGGAAAAGATGCATGCCCATGCAAGGCGGCAGGGCCTGCCGCTGGCAGCCGCGGCGCTGGATCTGGCGGATACGGACGAACTGCCCGCCCGCGCGCGCGGGACGATTGGCGCGCTGATGGGCGATTTCCTGCGCTGGCGTGAAATGGCCGAAAAAGTCACTCCGTCAGAACTGCTGCGCACCGTGCTGGAGGAAACCGGCTATGACGCGATGCTGAAAGCGGACCGTTCCACCGAAAGCGCGGGACGTGCGGAAAACCTCGTCGAACTGGCCCGGGCGATGGAGGAATATGAAACGCTGGGCGATTTCCTCGAACATGTCAGCCTGGTCATGGATAATGACGCGGCCGATGATGAGGAAAAGATCACCATCATGACCATGCATGCGGCCAAGGGGCTGGAATTCGATCATGTCTTCCTGCCCGGCTGGGAAGAAGGCGTGTTTCCCAGCCAGCGTTCGCTGGATGAAGGCGGGCTGGCCAGCCTGGAGGAAGAACGCCGCCTTGCCTATGTGGCGATCACCCGCGCGCGCCGCCGCTGCACCATCTTCCACGCGGCCAACAGGCGGATTTACGGCCAGTGGACCAGTTCCATCCCGTCTCGCTTCATAGAGGAACTGCCCGACGAGCACGTGGAAGTGGAAAGCACGATGAGCGGGGGTGCATCCCTGTGGCGCGCGAACTGGAGCGAGCAGGAAGATCCCTTTGCCCACGTTTCCCGCGACCGGCCCGAACGCGCCCGGTCGCGCGGCCCCGGCTGGCAGCGCGCACTCAGCACGGGATATGATTCCACGCCCAAAAGGCTGAAGGAGCCGGGCCGCAGCGCCGCCAGTTTCGCCGCCAAGCCACGCGGCGACATCGCCATCGGCGCCCGCGTGTTCCACGACAAGTTCGGCTATGGCACAGTGACCGATCAGGAAGGGAACAAGCTGGAAATCGAATTCGAAAACAGCGGCACCAAGCGGGTGATCGACAGTTTCGTAAAACTCGCCTGA
- the rsmD gene encoding 16S rRNA (guanine(966)-N(2))-methyltransferase RsmD, which yields MRIIAGEWRRRPLKSPPGDATRPTADRTRETLFSMLASRLGTFEGLTVADLFAGSGALGLEALSRGAAHCLFAENDAAALRSLRANIAALRAQPQCDVRAISVMQLGKAPKPVDLILLDPPYGSGAGAVALDKLNRLGWIGPASWIALETARGEDANVRSLQVEAERESGAARITLLRAPEPEG from the coding sequence ATGAGGATCATTGCCGGCGAATGGCGCCGCCGTCCGCTGAAATCGCCCCCAGGCGATGCCACGCGGCCCACGGCAGACCGCACGCGCGAAACGCTGTTTTCCATGCTCGCCAGCCGCCTGGGCACATTCGAAGGGCTGACGGTCGCGGATTTGTTCGCCGGATCGGGCGCGCTCGGGCTGGAGGCGCTTTCACGCGGGGCCGCGCATTGCCTGTTTGCGGAAAACGATGCTGCCGCTCTCCGTTCGCTGCGCGCCAATATCGCCGCCTTGCGAGCCCAGCCGCAATGCGATGTGCGCGCAATATCGGTGATGCAGCTTGGCAAGGCGCCCAAGCCGGTGGACCTGATCCTGCTCGATCCGCCCTATGGCAGCGGGGCCGGCGCAGTGGCGCTCGACAAGCTGAATCGCCTCGGCTGGATCGGCCCGGCCAGCTGGATCGCACTGGAAACGGCCCGGGGGGAGGATGCGAATGTGCGTTCCCTGCAAGTTGAGGCAGAACGCGAAAGCGGCGCAGCGCGAATCACGCTTCTGCGCGCGCCCGAACCGGAAGGCTGA
- a CDS encoding pseudouridine synthase, which produces MSETEPGKGDRIAKLLARAGVASRREVERMIADGRIALDGKVLDTPATILTGLRGVTVDGNPVAKPERTRLFAFHKPAGLITAERDPRGRPTIYSALRNSLPPGTPRLMPVGRLDLNTEGLLLLTNDGELKRAMELPSSEVPRTYRVRAFGEVTQPQLEDLFDGIEVDGVKYGRIEANLERRSGRQHWIEMSLTEGKNREIRRVLEHLGLKVSRLIRTAYGPFELLDLPKGAAVEIRKEDLERFRSSLKKGKRG; this is translated from the coding sequence ATGTCAGAAACCGAGCCCGGCAAGGGCGACCGAATAGCGAAATTGCTCGCCCGTGCGGGCGTGGCCAGTCGCCGCGAAGTGGAACGCATGATTGCCGACGGGCGTATCGCGCTCGACGGGAAGGTGCTGGATACGCCGGCAACCATACTCACCGGCCTTCGGGGCGTGACAGTGGATGGCAATCCCGTGGCCAAGCCGGAACGAACGCGCCTGTTCGCGTTCCACAAACCGGCGGGGCTGATCACGGCAGAGCGTGACCCGCGCGGAAGGCCGACGATCTATTCGGCTTTGCGCAATTCGCTGCCGCCCGGCACTCCGCGGCTGATGCCGGTGGGCCGGCTCGATCTCAATACCGAAGGCCTGCTGCTGCTCACCAATGATGGAGAGCTGAAACGCGCGATGGAACTGCCTTCATCCGAAGTGCCGCGCACTTATCGCGTGCGCGCATTCGGCGAAGTCACGCAGCCGCAGCTGGAAGACCTGTTTGACGGCATCGAGGTGGACGGCGTGAAATATGGCCGGATCGAAGCCAATCTGGAACGCCGCAGCGGCCGCCAGCACTGGATCGAAATGAGCCTGACCGAAGGCAAGAACCGCGAAATCCGCCGCGTGCTCGAACATCTCGGTCTCAAGGTCTCGCGCCTTATACGCACTGCCTATGGTCCTTTCGAATTGCTCGACCTGCCCAAGGGCGCCGCGGTGGAAATCCGCAAGGAAGATCTCGAACGTTTCCGCTCCTCCCTGAAGAAGGGGAAGCGCGGATGA